Proteins from one Hemiscyllium ocellatum isolate sHemOce1 chromosome 6, sHemOce1.pat.X.cur, whole genome shotgun sequence genomic window:
- the LOC132816427 gene encoding protein FAM181B: MAVQAAIMNPHFIHFCFPGSSVEYEVESAYSGALLGEVGSSGELKETTSALLNFIDSASSNIKLALDKPVKSKRKVNHRKYLQKQIKRCTGMISGGSTSSGGGQEAASKRQVSLSSSSSGGGGTGHFQCKPPPKKDASQSSLQSKSLAALFDSVRDLRRSAAGDRALVAAAAAGSSKKIPLRNRNLPPSFFTEPANVKITSTSGMSLKDLERGNPEAAEFFELLGPDYSNMISGQEPFLGSALRIQQEGSCELASYDSYRGLGSLGGSLAHFPEPWLPCSAAKKSPTGGCNLAVSEGARTLPVQTPLYPNNPAVNSSPMEEPPVSLASFPQFFPECSLPQVPYEYSPGYNCSRQNFPSL, from the coding sequence ATGGCTGTGCAGGCTGCCATCATGAATCCTCACTTCATCCATTTCTGCTTCCCCGGTTCCTCGGTGGAGTACGAGGTGGAGAGTGCTTACAGCGGGGCCCTGCTGGGAGAGGTGGGCAGCTCCGGGGAGTTGAAGGAAACCACCAGCGCCCTCCTCAACTTCATCGACTCAGCCTCCAGCAACATCAAGCTGGCTTTAGACAAGCCGGTCAAATCCAAGCGGAAAGTCAACCACAGAAAGTATTTGCAGAAGCAGATTAAGAGGTGCACCGGGATGATCTCCGGCGGCAGTACCAGTTCAGGAGGGGGCCAGGAGGCGGCCAGTAAGAGACAAGTGTCTCTGTCCTCCTCCTCCAGCGGCGGCGGCGGTACCGGCCATTTCCAGTGCAAGCCGCCGCCCAAGAAGGACGCCTCCCAGTCAAGCCTCCAAAGCAAGTCCCTGGCGGCGCTGTTTGACTCGGTCCGGGATCTCCGGCGATCGGCGGCGGGTGACCGGGCCCTGGTGGCGGCTGCAGCCGCCGGGAGCAGCAAGAAGATCCCGCTGAGGAACCGCAACTTGCCGCCGTCTTTCTTCACCGAGCCGGCCAACGTGAAGATCACCTCGACCTCCGGGATGTCCCTCAAGGACCTGGAGAGGGGCAACCCCGAGGCCGCCGAGTTCTTCGAGCTGCTCGGGCCGGATTACAGCAACATGATCtccgggcaggagcccttcctgGGCTCGGCTCTGCGGATCCAGCAGGAAGGCAGCTGCGAGCTCGCCTCGTACGATTCATACCGCGGCCTGGGCTCCCTGGGCGGCAGCTTGGCCCACTTCCCGGAGCCCTGGCTCCCCTGCAGCGCCGCCAAGAAGAGCCCCACAGGCGGCTGCAACCTCGCCGTGAGCGAAGGGGCTCGGACACTGCCCGTACAGACACCGTTATATCCCAACAACCCAGCCGTAAACTCTTCACCCATGGAGGAGCCCCCAGTCAGTTTAGCCAGCTTCCCGCAGTTTTTCCCGGAATGTTCACTCCCGCAGGTCCCCTACGAATACAGCCCGGGATATAACTGCAGCAGACAAAACTTCCCGAGTCTTTAA